From Pseudanabaena yagii GIHE-NHR1:
GAGGATGGTCATAAGATTGACCGCGAGTTACTCTCTACTTTGAGTCCTTATCTGACTAGACATTTAAAGCGGTATGGCGACTATGTTGTCGATCTGACGACTATTCCCGAACCGTTGGATCTGGCAGTTAGCTTGCCAATTGAGATCGTTCAAGAGTAATCTCAGTAAATGTTTCAGCGTTTCGTGGCACTGTTTTACACGTATCCTGATTACATCCCCATATGCCGTAGATATGGTCAAACAACAAAAAACGTACTTGAATCTTGAATATTGAGAGTCAGTTTATGAAAAAGCAAAAAGCAGACAAAAAGAAAAGCTCCAAAGCGAAGACTGGCAAGGTGAAGACACCCAAAGTTATGCCTGATGTGTCGGAATATATCAGGCTATATAAAGAACAAAACTACCCGATTCGAGATATTGCCAAGCACTTTCAGGTAGCAATTTCGACGGTATATAACGCGATGGTGGCGGCAGGGTTTAATGAATTTAGACCCAAACACTCGCGACTAAGCCATACAAGAATGTCCAAAGAAGAACAGGCGATCGCCCTATACCAAACAGGAGTGACAAGGACAGCCGTAGTCCAGAAGCTCAATATCTCAGCTAAGACCCTCAATAAAGTATTAGAAAAGCACGGCATCCCCATCCGCCAAGGAATTGATTTAGTAACTTCCGCCAATCGCGCCGCTCAGTATCACAAAGCCTATAACGATTACCACTTAAGCTTGAGAGAAACCGCAGAACTATTTGGAGTATCCCATCCAATTATCCTGCGGGAACTCAAGCGCAATGGTTACCCAATCAGACAAAGCGTAGACTCCAAAAATCGTCCCACCTTTAAGCTAAAACATAAGCTCGGAGGCATCGCAGGCTTACCCACACCAAAGCTTACGCCAAAGCAAAAAGAACGTCGTCAGATCTTGATGCGAATCAGGCAGAGACGCGAAGATAACCAAAAGCTCAAGCGCCTCAAAAACTACAACCGCGCCAAAGAATATTGGCAACTGGTAAATGAAGGCGGATTAGACTTTGAGGAAGTGGGTAAGTTATTTGACCTGTCAGGCAAAACCATCGAACGGGTAATCGTCCAAGCAGGGATCGACATTTCCGAAATAGCCCGCAGAGCAAAAGCCGCCGCCTTCAAAGAAGAACAAGCGATCGCCCAGAAATACTGGGAGCTATATAGCAAACCAATGAGCCTAGACGAAGTGGGCGCAGTCTTTGGACTGAGCGATTCGACGATCCGAGCCGTATTATTGAGACATGGATATGAAATCAGGAAGCGAGGCAGGATTGAGAACAGCGATCGCAACCAGATGAAACCAAGGCAGCCGAAACCGAAAAAGAATAGGCAGCCAGCCATCATTCCAGCCGAAAATATAGACGCAACGGAAAAGGCATTAGATCTATTAATTTCAAATACAAAGGTTAAGTAATCTGCACTATAACTCAGCTTGATAGTAAATGTTACTTGTTGCCAAAAACAAAATAATCAATTTGTTGGATATAGTGTTTTTTCGATTAGTGATATGCGTAACCAAAATCAACGCTGATCTGTATATACCCTCTGGGTTTTAGCACCATACCCAGAGAGGTCACTAACATTTAGGGTATCTCTATACTATTGACAATGATAACGATAAATCAAGGATCTCAACCTTGCATTATTGAGAATGCAGCTATTTTTCGAGAGGCACTTCCTCTGATAAAAAAACACTATAAACAATTCATTGGCTATAGTGTTTTTTCGATTAATGATCAGCGTAGTACAATCAACGCCGATCTTCATATACTCTCTGGCTTTCAGGTAAAACCCAGAGAGCGCACAAACCTTTAGTAACGTACTTACCCTTGAGAATAATCAAAGCGTCCTTAAGGTTCTGCTGGTCTTGCAGACAGGTGTTCAAAATGTCCCTATTCCAGTCCACAAGATTCATGGCAAGTTTGACCTCATCACTGGCTAACCATTTCAAATCCTTTTCGGTCTGGGGATTGAGATTAGCTTGAGGAGATACAACCTTAGCGATCGCCAAACCCGAAACCAGACCTGCCGCTAAGCCAATCATCAACATCCCCGCACAGAAACCAATGAAGGGCAAGCTAATCGTCCGCCAATAACCTTGAGATTCCTGATGCTGTTTGTTTTTGATGATATTCGCGATCGCCTGACTAATCGCCACCTCCTGCTCCTTAACCGCAGTCTCGCGCAGAGTCGCCAGAAAGTCACGAAACTTTTGGATACCAACATCGAAGCCCTTGGCTAAGGCACTTTGGAGCAGGTTGGGGGCAGTGGCAACCGTGGCGGCAACTTGAGCATTGGACAGAAAAATCGCAATGTAAGGATCGTTCTGGGGAATGCCAGACTTAGCCACAATCTCGTAAATCTTGGCTTTGACCGTGGGATCGTAGTCATGGATGGCAATATCCAGATAGGTTTTGGGTTGAGGATCGCTATTCATACTAGGATTTGGCTTCTTTCTTCTGGACGTTTTGAGGTAAGAGATTCGTGGACTCAAAGGCTTTGTAAGCATCTCTGAGGAAGGTTTTGATTTGATTCCTGCCAATGATGCCAAACTCAGAGTAGTTAGAAGCCTCCTCAAAAGT
This genomic window contains:
- a CDS encoding DUF6753 family protein encodes the protein MNSDPQPKTYLDIAIHDYDPTVKAKIYEIVAKSGIPQNDPYIAIFLSNAQVAATVATAPNLLQSALAKGFDVGIQKFRDFLATLRETAVKEQEVAISQAIANIIKNKQHQESQGYWRTISLPFIGFCAGMLMIGLAAGLVSGLAIAKVVSPQANLNPQTEKDLKWLASDEVKLAMNLVDWNRDILNTCLQDQQNLKDALIILKGKYVTKGLCALWVLPESQRVYEDRR